From Methanosarcina lacustris Z-7289, one genomic window encodes:
- a CDS encoding CxxC-x17-CxxC domain-containing protein has protein sequence MAFNDRNFSGNSNSNFGAPREMHKTTCSDCKAETEVPFKPDPERPVYCRDCLPNHRTPRENNRY, from the coding sequence ATGGCTTTTAATGACAGAAACTTCAGTGGAAATTCTAATTCTAATTTCGGCGCTCCCAGAGAAATGCACAAGACAACCTGTTCAGACTGCAAAGCTGAGACCGAAGTACCTTTCAAACCTGATCCGGAAAGACCGGTTTACTGCAGGGACTGTCTTCCTAACCACAGGACACCCAGAGAAAACAACAGATATTAA
- a CDS encoding nucleotidyltransferase family protein: MPENRKDAGIYIRKLHEMLPELKEKYHVSYLGVFGSYIRGEQKPGSDLDILVEFSRTPTIFKFVNLENYLSEALDVKVDLVMKDALKPNIGKHILNEVEAV, encoded by the coding sequence ATGCCGGAAAACCGAAAAGACGCTGGAATCTACATCCGTAAACTCCATGAAATGCTCCCGGAGCTTAAAGAAAAATATCATGTCAGTTACCTTGGAGTTTTTGGGTCCTACATTCGGGGAGAACAAAAACCCGGGAGCGACCTGGATATACTCGTTGAGTTTTCCAGAACCCCTACTATTTTTAAATTTGTCAACCTCGAAAACTACCTTTCGGAGGCTCTGGACGTTAAGGTAGATCTGGTTATGAAAGATGCGTTAAAGCCAAACATAGGCAAACATATCCTGAACGAAGTTGAAGCCGTCTGA
- a CDS encoding HepT-like ribonuclease domain-containing protein encodes MEAAEEFIGDWTFEEFAADRKTQFAVIRALEIIGEATKNISYEVREKYPSVPWKDLAGIRDKLIHAYFGVNLKVVWLSVKEGIPEVKPDIKYILEEM; translated from the coding sequence ATGGAAGCAGCAGAAGAATTTATTGGCGACTGGACGTTCGAAGAGTTTGCTGCAGACCGTAAGACCCAGTTTGCAGTAATCAGGGCTCTGGAAATCATTGGGGAAGCAACAAAGAATATCTCTTATGAAGTACGCGAAAAATACCCTTCCGTACCCTGGAAAGACCTTGCAGGCATACGGGACAAGTTGATCCACGCTTACTTCGGGGTGAACCTTAAGGTAGTCTGGTTATCCGTTAAAGAAGGTATCCCCGAAGTAAAACCGGATATCAAATACATACTGGAAGAAATGTGA
- a CDS encoding type II toxin-antitoxin system HicB family antitoxin — MLIQYIHAALERAKYEIINDDEPYYGEVPELEGVWAIGETLEECRRNLEEVIDEWIIFRLRNGLPLPQIGDHIIRESGDIAVA; from the coding sequence ATGCTTATCCAGTATATCCACGCGGCTCTTGAAAGGGCAAAATACGAGATAATCAATGACGATGAACCTTATTATGGAGAAGTTCCCGAGCTTGAAGGTGTGTGGGCTATAGGCGAGACCCTTGAAGAATGCCGCAGAAACCTGGAAGAAGTTATTGATGAATGGATCATTTTCAGATTGAGAAATGGACTACCTCTGCCTCAGATCGGAGACCATATAATCAGGGAATCGGGAGATATTGCAGTTGCCTAA
- a CDS encoding type II toxin-antitoxin system HicA family toxin yields MPKLIPVDWRIFVKRLQELGFEGPYSGGKHPLMRKGDLVLTIPNPHKGTIGVDLLIRILKQARISREEWLGEQDS; encoded by the coding sequence TTGCCTAAACTGATACCTGTCGATTGGAGGATCTTTGTTAAAAGGTTGCAGGAACTGGGATTTGAAGGCCCCTATTCCGGTGGAAAGCATCCTTTAATGAGAAAAGGAGATCTTGTTTTGACAATCCCCAATCCGCATAAAGGTACAATAGGGGTTGATCTTTTGATCCGAATCCTTAAACAGGCCCGAATCTCAAGGGAAGAGTGGCTTGGAGAACAAGATTCCTGA
- a CDS encoding tetratricopeptide repeat protein, which yields MAKRKSIKKKGNREELAKEKFFKLNKKSDENDASVWFKRGMDTSDPEKKLECFKRAYKLNPEFENLLLQMAEVLFQAGKKDEAFELFDMIFAINPDSENAFLNKGAFLFEDGRDEEALELYARAVILYPENDWMWVNRGNSFSRLENYEKALECYTRALEIDPEAAETWFSKAGVLNTLDRNEEAIEAYDRGLALNKKIFEGWVGKGAALQKLERYEEALETYEKALKLNPKCADIWISKADMLQILKRDPESLKAYYKALEIEPDNFYSLLSSARILMRYSKFQDALNYADAALKCSPKSLEALKIKGDANYFLGRHRRALQAFKKILAISPKDPEIWISKGCAANYSGSFEEAIESFDMAFALGSETSSARAHRAYSLRKLGKYEDAFENYDRALTLDPENLNIWDAKGVTYSYLKEYEKALECFDKLLAIRPDDLSALNNKGTVLYDLERYEEALECFNRAFEINPNFQEAKKNRQIIARILKEKKTS from the coding sequence ATGGCTAAAAGAAAATCAATAAAAAAGAAAGGAAACAGAGAAGAACTGGCTAAAGAGAAATTCTTTAAATTAAATAAGAAATCCGATGAAAATGACGCCAGTGTCTGGTTCAAACGGGGCATGGATACCAGTGACCCGGAGAAAAAACTTGAGTGTTTCAAACGGGCTTACAAACTTAATCCTGAATTTGAAAATCTCTTGCTTCAAATGGCCGAAGTTTTATTCCAGGCAGGGAAGAAAGATGAAGCTTTCGAATTATTTGACATGATCTTTGCCATTAACCCGGACTCTGAGAATGCTTTTCTGAATAAAGGAGCCTTTTTATTCGAAGATGGAAGGGATGAAGAAGCCCTTGAACTCTACGCCCGGGCCGTTATCCTTTACCCGGAAAATGATTGGATGTGGGTTAATAGAGGAAATTCTTTTTCGAGGCTGGAAAACTATGAAAAAGCTCTTGAATGCTATACCAGAGCTCTTGAAATTGACCCTGAAGCTGCAGAAACCTGGTTTTCCAAAGCCGGGGTATTGAACACACTGGACAGGAATGAGGAAGCCATAGAAGCCTATGATAGAGGCCTGGCCCTCAACAAAAAAATCTTTGAAGGCTGGGTGGGGAAAGGGGCAGCTTTACAGAAACTTGAAAGGTACGAAGAAGCTCTCGAAACCTATGAAAAGGCCCTTAAATTGAATCCAAAATGTGCAGACATCTGGATTTCAAAAGCAGATATGCTGCAGATACTTAAAAGGGATCCTGAATCCCTTAAAGCTTATTACAAAGCCCTTGAAATAGAGCCTGATAACTTTTATTCCCTGCTATCCAGCGCCCGAATACTAATGAGATATTCAAAGTTTCAGGACGCACTTAATTATGCCGACGCTGCCCTGAAGTGCTCTCCGAAGTCCCTTGAGGCTCTCAAGATAAAAGGAGATGCCAACTATTTTCTTGGCAGGCACAGGCGAGCTCTTCAGGCCTTCAAAAAAATTCTGGCCATCAGCCCGAAAGATCCGGAAATCTGGATTTCGAAAGGGTGTGCGGCCAATTATTCAGGAAGCTTTGAAGAGGCAATAGAATCTTTCGACATGGCTTTTGCCCTTGGTTCCGAAACTTCCAGTGCCCGGGCTCATCGTGCATATTCCCTGCGGAAACTTGGAAAATATGAGGATGCATTTGAAAACTATGATCGTGCCCTTACTTTAGATCCTGAAAATCTGAATATATGGGACGCAAAAGGTGTTACTTACTCGTATCTCAAGGAATACGAGAAAGCACTCGAATGTTTTGATAAGCTTCTGGCCATACGTCCTGATGATCTTTCTGCCCTGAACAACAAGGGAACAGTTTTGTATGATCTGGAAAGGTATGAGGAAGCTCTCGAATGCTTTAACAGAGCTTTTGAAATAAACCCCAATTTCCAAGAAGCAAAAAAGAATAGGCAGATTATAGCCAGAATCCTGAAAGAAAAAAAGACTTCCTGA